From Panthera tigris isolate Pti1 chromosome B4, P.tigris_Pti1_mat1.1, whole genome shotgun sequence:
TTCCCAGGAAACCCTCCCCCCATAATTCCTCCTCTTGGGATTCTCCCAAGGTCCAGAGCTGGGAATGGGACTGAGGTGGCTGGGCTCCCAGCCTGGTCTCTTTGGGCCCCTCCCCAGAAGTCGCTGCCAGTTGGTTGGGAGGAGTGCTGGAAACAGATTGAATGAGCCCTGTCATCCCTCCTCACCTGCTCTTTTCTTCCACAGATCGAGTTTAACAAGGACCAGCTGGAGGGTGAGGAGAAGCTGGTCCCTTAAGCCCCACTGTCTAGTCCCAAGCCCATGGTCAGATCCTTTTTCTGTTCCCCTAACTCCGGTCCCAACCTTAAAACTTTCCATGCTAGTCGTCTTTGTGTCTCCTATTCTGCCCAGCTTTAGCACATAGTTTCTGAACCTACTTTctgtcggggggtgggggtggggggtggatgggAACCTCTGGTCAACACTGACCCGCTCTTTATACTTCAGAGTTCAAGGAGGCCTTTGAGCTGTTTGATCGAGTGGGGGATGGCAAGATCCTGTATGGCCAGTGTGGGGACGTGATGAGGGCCCTGGGCCAGAACCCCACCAACGCCGAGGTGCTCAAGGTCCTGGGGTATCCCAAGAGTGATGGTGAGGGGGATGCCTGGAACAGTGCGAGTTTTCAATGTGGTGGTGGAACTGAGGAATGTTGGCAAGGTCGCAAAGGATGCTGGGGTGGGTCTCTGGACTTAAAAAACTGTCAAACACAAGATAGAAAAACATCCTGGATGTTGAACAGAATGAAAGCCTTCGTGGTGGGAACGGGAGCTGGGTCCAAGGTGACTCTACAGtgacctctccctcccctttctaaCTTCCAGAGCTGAAGTCCCGGCGTGTGGACTTCGAAACTTTCTTGCCCATGCTCCAGGCGGTAGCCAAAAACCGGGGCCAAGGCACATATGAGGACTACCTGGAGGGCCTTCGGGTGTTTGACAAAGAGGGGAACGGCAAAGTCATGGGAGCAGAGCTCAGACATGTCCTCACTACCCTGGGTGAGGCAAGGACCAGAACTCCTGTGGGTTGGAGAGAAGGGGGTGGACCAAGAAGGTTAGCCAAATAGGCAGAGCCAGGGAAGAATAATGGTCCTGTAGGTCATGGGCAGAAGACTGGGAAGGTCAGAGGGGGCAGAATCTAAAGGGCTTCTTCCTGCAGAAGGTAAAGTGAGGGTAGATGCGGATGCCTCCCAAAGGACAGAGGAAAGGGGATGAGCTGATTTTCTGTTGTGAAAGAGATGCTTGTGCTCTGTGATCTGGTAGCCCCTTAACTCTCTGGAATTCAGTTTCCCTCTGTCAGAGCTCATGCAGGTGAAATGGAAAGCAAG
This genomic window contains:
- the LOC102963650 gene encoding myosin light chain 6B isoform X1 is translated as MPPKKDVPMKKPAGPSIAKPAAKPAAGAPPAKTKAEPAPAPAPAVPPAPQKTQEPPIDLSKVVIEFNKDQLEEFKEAFELFDRVGDGKILYGQCGDVMRALGQNPTNAEVLKVLGYPKSDELKSRRVDFETFLPMLQAVAKNRGQGTYEDYLEGLRVFDKEGNGKVMGAELRHVLTTLGERMTEEEVETVLAGHEDSNGCINYEAFLKHILSV
- the LOC102963650 gene encoding myosin light chain 6B isoform X2, which gives rise to MRALGQNPTNAEVLKVLGYPKSDELKSRRVDFETFLPMLQAVAKNRGQGTYEDYLEGLRVFDKEGNGKVMGAELRHVLTTLGERMTEEEVETVLAGHEDSNGCINYEAFLKHILSV